A stretch of the Candidatus Methylomirabilota bacterium genome encodes the following:
- a CDS encoding acyl-CoA dehydrogenase family protein, which yields MTVASIDLALSDEQRALRAGVLEICKRYPGEYWRELDAKREYPEKFVAELTQAGYLAALIPQEYGGAGLGIREGGLILETINYSGGNAAACHAQMYIMGTVLRHGSEAQKRQYLPKIATGELRLQAFGVTEPNSGSDTTKLQTTAVRGGDRYVVNGQKMFISRVLQSDLMLLLARTTPVDRVKRKTDGLSVFLIDIRGLKGLEVRPLRMMMNHSTNALFFDNMEIPADSLIGEEGKGFAYILDGMNAERILVASDSLGDSRWFIEKAVAYSNQRVIFGRPIGANQGVQFAIAKAHVAIEAAQLMRDKAAALFDAGEPCGGEANMAKYLGAEAAWDAGNACIDCHGGYGYAEEYDVERKFRECRLYKTAPINNNLVLAYVGEHVLGMPRSY from the coding sequence ATGACGGTGGCCAGCATCGACCTCGCGCTCAGCGACGAGCAGCGCGCGCTCCGGGCGGGCGTCCTCGAGATCTGCAAGCGGTACCCCGGCGAGTACTGGCGCGAGCTCGACGCCAAGCGCGAGTACCCGGAGAAGTTCGTCGCCGAGCTGACACAGGCGGGCTATCTCGCGGCGCTGATCCCCCAGGAATACGGTGGCGCGGGGCTCGGCATCCGCGAGGGCGGCCTGATCCTCGAGACGATCAACTACTCGGGCGGGAACGCGGCGGCGTGCCACGCCCAGATGTACATCATGGGCACGGTGCTCCGTCACGGCAGCGAGGCGCAGAAGCGGCAATACCTGCCGAAGATCGCGACGGGCGAGCTCAGGCTCCAGGCCTTCGGCGTGACGGAGCCGAACTCGGGCTCGGACACGACGAAGCTGCAGACCACCGCGGTCCGCGGCGGCGATCGTTACGTCGTCAACGGCCAGAAGATGTTCATCTCCCGCGTCCTCCAGTCCGACCTCATGCTTCTGCTCGCGCGGACGACGCCCGTGGACCGGGTGAAGCGGAAGACGGACGGCCTATCCGTCTTCCTCATCGACATCCGCGGCCTGAAAGGGCTCGAGGTGCGGCCACTCCGGATGATGATGAACCACTCGACGAACGCGCTCTTCTTCGACAACATGGAGATCCCCGCCGACAGCCTCATCGGCGAGGAGGGCAAGGGCTTCGCGTACATCCTCGACGGCATGAACGCCGAGCGGATCCTCGTGGCCTCCGACTCGCTCGGCGACTCGCGCTGGTTCATCGAGAAGGCCGTGGCGTACTCGAACCAGCGGGTCATCTTCGGCAGGCCCATCGGCGCGAACCAGGGCGTGCAGTTCGCGATCGCCAAGGCCCACGTCGCCATCGAGGCGGCGCAGCTCATGCGCGACAAGGCCGCGGCGCTCTTCGACGCCGGCGAGCCCTGCGGCGGCGAGGCCAACATGGCGAAGTACCTCGGGGCCGAGGCGGCGTGGGACGCCGGGAACGCCTGCATCGATTGCCACGGCGGGTACGGCTACGCCGAGGAATACGACGTGGAGCGCAAGTTCCGCGAGTGCCGCCTCTACAAGACGGCGCCGATCAACAACAACCTCGTGCTCGCCTACGTCGGCGAGCACGTGCTCGGGATGCCCCGCTCCTACTAG
- a CDS encoding redoxin domain-containing protein, whose amino-acid sequence MRSKRSVVHALLWGLLVVLVSAGAASALEVGQKAPDFALLGVDGKPVKLSELTAKGPVVLYTVIQAFTPTUTKEILGFDALHAQFEAAGAQVVGVSADHQATLAGWAKQNPIKHLLLSDFRRQMLPVWGAMVTDEKSPIFRYAKRTYFIIDRNGIVKYIKIQDNALDLLNPEEVLAAFKASGA is encoded by the coding sequence ATGCGATCCAAGCGTTCAGTCGTGCACGCCCTGCTCTGGGGCCTGCTCGTCGTCCTGGTCTCCGCCGGCGCCGCGAGCGCGCTCGAGGTGGGCCAGAAGGCGCCCGACTTCGCGCTGCTCGGCGTGGACGGCAAGCCCGTCAAGCTCTCCGAGCTCACGGCCAAGGGCCCGGTCGTCCTGTACACCGTGATCCAGGCCTTCACCCCCACCTGAACGAAGGAGATCCTCGGCTTCGACGCGCTCCACGCGCAGTTCGAGGCCGCGGGCGCCCAGGTCGTGGGCGTGAGCGCTGACCACCAGGCGACGCTCGCCGGGTGGGCCAAGCAGAACCCGATCAAGCACCTCCTCCTGTCCGACTTCCGCCGCCAGATGCTGCCGGTGTGGGGCGCGATGGTCACGGACGAGAAGAGCCCGATCTTCCGGTACGCGAAGCGCACCTATTTCATCATCGATCGGAACGGCATCGTCAAGTACATCAAGATCCAGGACAACGCGCTCGATCTCCTGAACCCTGAGGAGGTCCTGGCGGCCTTCAAGGCATCGGGCGCCTGA
- a CDS encoding helix-turn-helix domain-containing protein, which produces MVVLEGEEYLTVKEAARLLGVKPATLYAYVSRGVLRSYRQGIKRQRLYRRAEVEALLRLAPSAGRSAKVIPLRAARRRSAPPIPLAESWIRD; this is translated from the coding sequence ATGGTCGTGCTCGAGGGCGAGGAGTACCTGACGGTGAAGGAGGCGGCGCGCCTCCTGGGCGTGAAGCCCGCGACGCTCTACGCCTACGTGAGCCGCGGCGTGCTCCGCAGCTACCGTCAGGGGATCAAGCGCCAGCGGCTCTACCGCCGCGCGGAGGTCGAGGCGCTGCTCCGCCTGGCCCCGAGCGCCGGCCGGAGCGCCAAGGTGATCCCGCTGCGGGCCGCGCGGCGGCGGAGCGCCCCGCCGATCCCGCTCGCCGAGTCGTGGATCCGCGACTGA
- a CDS encoding CoA transferase: protein MALPLDGVLVADLTQNVAGPFCTQILGDMGAEVVKVERPGRGDDARAWAPPWWGGESAAFMAMNRNKKSLALDLKKDGGLEVLRRLVARADVFVQSLRAGAVAELGVDFAGATRLNPRLVYCSITAYGARGPLADLPGYDPLMQAYGGLMSVNGHPGQEPARVGTSIVDMGTGMWAALGVVAALRRRDATGRAVEVTTALFETALMWVSYHAMGYLGDGEVPRPHGSGTAMIAPYQAFPTADGYAMVGAGSDVLFQRLCEGLAAPALAHDARFADNPARVRNRAALGEALAALTRGLKTAELLERLRAAGVPAAPILTIDAVVEEPQTRASGMLVQAPHPRIPGYRSVGLPLLWDGVRPEVRRVPPLLGEHSADVLTTLGYTLDDVRGLRAQGVVQ from the coding sequence GTGGCGCTACCCCTGGACGGCGTTCTCGTCGCTGACCTCACCCAGAACGTCGCGGGTCCGTTCTGCACCCAGATCCTCGGCGACATGGGCGCCGAGGTCGTCAAGGTCGAGCGCCCGGGCCGCGGCGACGACGCGCGCGCCTGGGCCCCGCCCTGGTGGGGCGGGGAGAGCGCGGCCTTCATGGCGATGAATCGCAACAAGAAGAGCCTCGCGCTCGACCTGAAGAAGGACGGCGGGCTCGAGGTGCTCCGGCGCCTGGTCGCGCGCGCCGACGTCTTCGTGCAGAGCCTCCGCGCCGGCGCGGTCGCCGAGCTCGGGGTCGACTTCGCCGGCGCGACCCGGCTCAACCCGCGCCTCGTGTATTGCTCGATCACCGCCTACGGCGCGCGCGGCCCGCTCGCCGACCTGCCCGGCTACGACCCGCTGATGCAGGCCTACGGCGGCCTCATGTCGGTCAACGGCCACCCGGGCCAGGAGCCGGCGCGGGTCGGCACCTCGATCGTCGACATGGGCACCGGGATGTGGGCCGCGCTCGGCGTCGTCGCGGCGCTCCGCCGGCGCGACGCGACGGGGCGCGCCGTCGAGGTGACGACCGCGCTCTTCGAGACCGCGCTCATGTGGGTCTCGTATCACGCGATGGGCTACCTCGGCGACGGCGAGGTTCCGCGGCCGCACGGCTCGGGGACGGCGATGATCGCGCCCTACCAGGCGTTCCCGACGGCCGACGGCTACGCGATGGTCGGGGCGGGCTCCGACGTGCTGTTCCAGCGCCTGTGCGAGGGGCTGGCGGCGCCGGCCCTCGCGCACGACGCGCGCTTCGCCGACAACCCCGCGCGCGTGCGGAACCGCGCGGCGCTCGGCGAGGCCCTCGCCGCGCTGACGCGCGGCCTCAAGACGGCCGAGCTCCTCGAGCGGCTGCGCGCCGCCGGCGTGCCGGCGGCACCGATCCTGACGATCGACGCGGTCGTGGAGGAGCCGCAGACGCGCGCGAGCGGCATGCTCGTGCAGGCACCCCACCCGCGGATCCCCGGGTACCGGTCCGTGGGGCTGCCCCTCCTCTGGGACGGCGTCAGGCCCGAGGTGCGGCGCGTCCCGCCGCTGCTCGGCGAGCACAGCGCGGACGTGCTCACGACGCTCGGGTACACGCTCGACGACGTGCGCGGCCTCCGGGCCCAGGGCGTCGTCCAGTGA
- a CDS encoding cupin domain-containing protein — MPKPELEFFRPDDLPWRPVAGSPDTGAGGPGIEEKILSRDPLSGDVTRLLRMAPGTETPDTIAHDFWEEVWILEGSVIDLGKGRTFSAGMYACRPPGMRHGPYRSPHGVLLFETRYRR; from the coding sequence GTGCCGAAGCCCGAGCTCGAGTTCTTCCGCCCCGACGACCTGCCGTGGCGGCCCGTCGCGGGCTCGCCCGACACGGGCGCCGGGGGCCCGGGGATCGAGGAGAAAATCCTGAGCCGTGACCCACTGTCCGGCGACGTCACACGCCTCCTCCGCATGGCGCCAGGCACGGAAACCCCGGACACGATCGCCCACGACTTCTGGGAGGAGGTCTGGATCCTCGAGGGCTCCGTGATCGATCTCGGCAAGGGCCGGACGTTCAGCGCGGGGATGTACGCCTGCCGGCCGCCCGGCATGCGCCACGGCCCGTACCGCTCGCCGCACGGGGTGCTGCTCTTCGAGACGCGCTATCGGCGGTGA
- a CDS encoding ATPase, T2SS/T4P/T4SS family, with protein MKTARKGDITQLFELGRSEGDGKASAAPQGRNGSQSAVGRRFGDLILADGLVTQEQFEQALAEQKKTNEKLGEILVRLGLITEEQLVHFLSRQYGVPEVAFPEKIAPEIIKLIPARIARKYGVAPIGRTLGSVTLAVADPTNLSALDDVAFMTGLKVVPAIALPSIIRQAIEHYYEKAPSTIADALSDVEAEAAEIELIEGQQTNASVDLNALRSSADEVPVVRLVNSILLDAMRRDASDVHIDPGDGTLTIRYRIDGILHEVMAPPKRVEAALVSRLKIMANLDIAERRLPQDGRIKLRQHGREIDFRVSMVPSIFGESVVLRILDKQALKADLSQLGFEPAALGEFQKAVNAPHGLIVITGPTGSGKTTTLYSALNTINAKERNIVTVEDPVEYELAGATQVQVCDEIGRTFGAALRSFLRHDPDVILVGEMRDQETAQIAVRAALTGHLVLSTLHTNSAGESISRLTDMGVPPFLLSSSLRLVVAQRLARKVCYECREPYELDEESLIQYGHTPLGLGRRTVYKGKGCATCHETGMKGRVALYEVLPVTPEIRGLVLNSTFAGEIQDVAAKQGMKTLREAGLLKVLQGVTTVEEVLRVTSE; from the coding sequence ATGAAGACGGCGCGGAAGGGCGACATCACGCAGCTGTTCGAGCTCGGGCGCTCCGAGGGGGACGGGAAGGCCTCCGCCGCTCCCCAGGGCCGCAACGGGAGCCAGAGCGCGGTGGGCCGCCGCTTCGGCGACCTGATCCTGGCGGATGGCCTCGTCACGCAGGAACAGTTCGAGCAGGCGCTCGCCGAGCAGAAGAAGACCAACGAGAAGCTGGGCGAGATCCTCGTGCGCCTGGGGCTCATCACCGAGGAGCAGCTCGTCCACTTCCTGTCGCGCCAGTACGGCGTCCCCGAGGTCGCGTTCCCGGAGAAGATCGCGCCCGAGATCATCAAGCTGATCCCGGCGCGCATCGCGCGGAAGTACGGCGTCGCGCCCATCGGGCGGACGCTCGGCTCCGTCACCCTCGCCGTCGCCGACCCGACGAACCTCTCGGCGCTCGACGACGTCGCGTTCATGACGGGCCTCAAGGTCGTGCCGGCGATCGCGTTGCCGTCCATCATCCGCCAGGCGATCGAGCACTACTACGAGAAGGCGCCGTCGACGATCGCCGACGCGCTCTCGGACGTCGAGGCGGAGGCGGCCGAGATCGAGCTCATCGAGGGTCAGCAGACCAACGCGAGCGTCGACCTCAACGCGCTGCGGTCGTCGGCCGACGAGGTGCCCGTCGTCCGGCTGGTGAACTCGATCCTCCTCGATGCGATGAGGCGGGACGCCTCCGACGTCCACATCGATCCGGGCGACGGGACCCTGACGATCAGGTACCGGATCGACGGCATCCTGCACGAGGTGATGGCGCCGCCCAAGCGCGTGGAGGCGGCGCTCGTGTCGCGGCTCAAGATCATGGCGAACCTCGACATCGCCGAACGGCGGCTCCCGCAGGACGGGCGCATCAAGCTCCGCCAGCATGGCCGCGAGATCGACTTCCGCGTCTCGATGGTGCCGTCGATCTTCGGTGAGAGCGTCGTGCTCCGGATCCTCGACAAGCAGGCGCTGAAGGCCGATCTGAGCCAGCTCGGATTCGAGCCCGCCGCGCTGGGCGAGTTCCAGAAGGCGGTCAACGCCCCGCACGGCCTGATCGTCATCACCGGACCGACCGGCTCGGGCAAGACCACCACGCTCTACTCGGCGCTCAACACGATCAACGCGAAGGAACGGAACATCGTGACCGTCGAGGACCCCGTGGAGTACGAGCTGGCGGGCGCGACGCAGGTCCAGGTCTGCGACGAGATCGGCCGCACCTTCGGCGCCGCGCTCCGCTCGTTCCTCCGTCACGACCCCGACGTCATCCTCGTCGGCGAGATGCGCGACCAGGAGACGGCGCAGATCGCGGTGCGGGCGGCGCTGACGGGCCATCTCGTGCTGAGCACGCTCCACACGAACAGCGCCGGCGAGAGCATCTCGCGGCTGACGGACATGGGCGTCCCGCCCTTCCTCCTCTCCTCCTCGCTCCGCCTCGTCGTGGCGCAGCGGCTCGCGCGCAAGGTGTGCTACGAGTGCCGGGAGCCCTACGAGCTGGACGAGGAGAGCCTCATCCAGTACGGCCACACGCCCCTGGGCCTGGGTCGGCGCACCGTCTACAAGGGGAAGGGCTGCGCGACCTGCCACGAGACCGGGATGAAGGGGCGGGTCGCCCTCTACGAGGTGCTTCCGGTCACGCCGGAGATCCGCGGCCTCGTCCTCAACAGCACGTTCGCGGGTGAGATCCAGGACGTGGCGGCCAAGCAGGGCATGAAGACGCTGCGCGAGGCCGGCCTGCTCAAGGTGCTCCAGGGCGTCACGACGGTCGAGGAGGTCCTGCGCGTCACGAGCGAGTAG
- a CDS encoding class I SAM-dependent methyltransferase: MNARARRMLAVMDRATAVWHIPNIGRAKGRVIRRLLDRYRPTRGIEIGSLLGYSAILVAASLPPRGRLMCVEANPYLAKFVKSNAARAGLGRRVKVVVGDALRVVPLLPGRFDFVLLDAAKEDYLDYLRQLEPKLLVGAVVVADNTGVYRRDVGPYLEYVRDANGRYDSREYAFDDDAMEVSVLRR, from the coding sequence GTGAACGCGCGCGCGCGCCGCATGCTGGCGGTCATGGACCGCGCCACGGCCGTCTGGCACATCCCGAACATCGGGCGCGCCAAGGGCCGCGTCATCCGCCGCCTGCTCGACCGCTACCGCCCCACGCGCGGCATCGAGATCGGCTCGCTCCTCGGCTACTCGGCCATCCTCGTCGCGGCCTCGTTGCCGCCGCGCGGCCGGCTCATGTGCGTCGAGGCGAACCCGTACCTGGCGAAGTTCGTGAAGAGCAACGCCGCGCGCGCGGGCCTCGGCCGCCGCGTGAAGGTGGTCGTCGGCGACGCGCTCCGCGTGGTGCCGCTCCTCCCCGGCCGGTTCGACTTCGTCCTGCTCGACGCCGCCAAGGAGGACTACCTCGACTACCTCCGGCAGCTCGAGCCGAAGCTGCTGGTGGGCGCGGTCGTCGTCGCGGACAACACGGGCGTCTACCGGCGCGACGTCGGCCCGTACCTCGAGTACGTGCGCGATGCCAACGGCCGGTACGACTCGCGCGAGTACGCGTTCGACGACGACGCGATGGAGGTCTCGGTCCTCCGCCGCTAG
- a CDS encoding citrate/2-methylcitrate synthase: MDDTAWKAGLEDVIAARSAICRVDGAAGRLFYRGYEIGELAGVVPFEEVTALLWSGELPAPAEAAAFGARLAAARGLPGPVLALLERLPRDAHPLDALRTAVSLAATHDPDGRRGDPDANVRKAVRLMTLVPEVVAAWQRIRTGEAPAAAPRAPSHAAYFLELLAGGAPSPEVARVLDVVLTLHADHEFNASTFAARVAVATLADIHAAVTAAVATLKGPRHGGANEDVLAMLLEIGDPARAEAYVERRLGARAALSKRERGDPKARVPGFGHRVYKVDDARARVLRAMAKTMAEATGKRRLFEVAERVDDAMRARTALPVNVDFFSAVVYDALGIPPDFCTSIFAVGRIAGWCAHVLEQYADNRLIRPRAEYTGPAPRPVPAR, translated from the coding sequence ATGGACGACACGGCGTGGAAGGCGGGGCTCGAGGACGTGATCGCGGCGCGCTCCGCGATCTGTCGGGTGGACGGCGCGGCGGGGCGCCTCTTCTATCGCGGCTACGAGATCGGCGAGCTGGCCGGCGTGGTGCCGTTCGAGGAGGTGACGGCGCTGCTCTGGTCCGGCGAGCTGCCGGCGCCGGCGGAGGCCGCGGCGTTCGGGGCCCGGCTCGCGGCGGCGCGGGGCCTGCCCGGGCCCGTCCTGGCGCTCCTCGAGCGGCTGCCGCGCGACGCGCATCCGCTCGACGCGCTGCGGACGGCGGTGTCGCTCGCCGCCACGCACGATCCCGACGGCCGGCGCGGTGACCCGGACGCGAACGTGCGCAAGGCGGTCCGGCTCATGACCCTCGTGCCGGAGGTCGTCGCGGCGTGGCAGCGGATCCGGACCGGCGAGGCACCGGCCGCGGCGCCGCGGGCGCCCTCGCACGCCGCGTACTTCCTCGAGCTGCTGGCGGGCGGGGCGCCGTCGCCCGAGGTCGCGCGCGTCCTCGACGTGGTGCTGACCCTCCATGCGGACCACGAGTTCAACGCCTCGACGTTCGCCGCGCGCGTCGCGGTGGCGACGCTCGCCGACATCCACGCGGCCGTGACGGCGGCCGTGGCGACGCTCAAGGGGCCCCGGCACGGCGGCGCCAACGAGGACGTGCTCGCGATGCTGCTGGAGATCGGCGACCCCGCGCGGGCCGAGGCGTACGTCGAGCGGCGGCTCGGCGCGCGCGCGGCGCTCTCGAAGCGGGAGCGCGGCGACCCGAAGGCGCGCGTGCCCGGCTTCGGGCACCGCGTCTACAAGGTGGACGACGCGCGGGCGCGCGTGCTGCGGGCGATGGCGAAGACGATGGCGGAGGCGACGGGCAAGCGGCGGCTCTTCGAGGTCGCGGAGCGCGTCGACGACGCCATGCGGGCGCGGACGGCGCTCCCGGTGAACGTGGACTTCTTCTCCGCGGTGGTCTACGACGCGCTCGGGATCCCGCCCGATTTCTGCACCTCGATCTTCGCCGTCGGACGGATCGCGGGCTGGTGCGCCCACGTCCTCGAGCAGTACGCCGACAACCGGCTCATCCGACCGCGCGCCGAGTACACGGGCCCGGCGCCGCGCCCGGTGCCGGCGCGCTAG
- a CDS encoding TlpA disulfide reductase family protein → MARRLGAGALVLALLAFAAGAAAADFASLGIQRYDPPKPAPDFALPDLQGKTVTLADLRGKVVLLVFWTTWUPDCREELPSVNRLYGELRKQGLEVRLISFREDPALVRRTVAERGYVAPVLLDERGDVTGKAYGVFGPPTAYLVDRQGRLIARMVGPRDWDKPAARKLVQDLLALPKKP, encoded by the coding sequence ATGGCGCGGCGCCTCGGCGCGGGCGCACTCGTCCTGGCGCTCCTGGCGTTCGCCGCCGGCGCCGCGGCGGCGGACTTTGCGAGCCTCGGCATCCAGCGCTACGACCCGCCGAAGCCCGCGCCGGACTTCGCCCTGCCGGACCTCCAAGGGAAAACCGTCACCCTCGCCGACCTGCGCGGCAAGGTGGTGCTCCTCGTCTTCTGGACCACGTGGTGACCGGACTGCCGGGAGGAGTTACCTTCCGTCAACCGGCTATACGGGGAGCTCAGGAAGCAGGGGCTCGAGGTGCGGCTGATCAGCTTCCGTGAGGATCCGGCGCTCGTCAGGCGCACGGTCGCCGAGCGCGGCTACGTCGCGCCCGTGCTGCTGGACGAGAGGGGTGACGTGACCGGCAAGGCCTATGGCGTCTTCGGCCCGCCGACCGCGTACCTCGTCGACCGCCAGGGGCGTCTGATCGCCCGCATGGTGGGCCCGCGGGACTGGGACAAGCCGGCGGCCCGCAAGCTCGTCCAGGACCTGCTGGCGCTCCCCAAGAAGCCCTGA
- a CDS encoding hydroxymethylglutaryl-CoA lyase — protein sequence MTLPARATICEVGTRDGFQIEPDFIPTELKVEVVNRLSDAGLSRIEVTSFVHPKAVPQLRDAEAVMATIRRRPGTRYAALVPNEKGAVRAVDAGVDAIHTVLSASESHNLANVNMTIAESLEKLAVVLRVAERARVPVACGISTSFGCPFEGDVPLDRLERVVRGLVDAGARAIGLADTTGVANPRQVGRVLEHLTARFPGIEWTLHTHDTRAMAIPNILAALERGVTNFDSSIGGLGGCPFAPGASGNVCSEDLVHCFHAMGVETGIDLERLIAVSKRVQEIVGRALPGQIVKAGPFTRRYPVPDGVAARLPK from the coding sequence ATGACGCTGCCGGCGCGCGCGACGATCTGCGAGGTGGGAACCCGGGACGGGTTCCAGATCGAGCCCGACTTCATCCCGACCGAGCTGAAGGTCGAGGTGGTGAACCGCCTCTCCGACGCCGGCCTGTCGCGCATCGAGGTGACCTCGTTCGTCCACCCCAAGGCGGTCCCGCAGCTCCGCGACGCCGAGGCCGTCATGGCGACGATCCGCCGGCGGCCCGGCACGCGCTACGCGGCGCTGGTGCCGAACGAGAAGGGCGCCGTCCGCGCCGTGGACGCGGGCGTGGACGCGATCCACACGGTCCTGTCCGCGAGCGAGAGCCACAACCTGGCGAACGTCAACATGACGATCGCCGAGTCCCTCGAGAAGCTCGCCGTCGTCCTGCGCGTCGCCGAGCGCGCGCGGGTCCCCGTCGCCTGCGGCATCTCGACCTCCTTCGGCTGCCCGTTCGAGGGCGACGTGCCGCTCGACCGGCTCGAGCGCGTCGTCCGCGGGCTCGTGGACGCGGGCGCGCGCGCGATCGGCCTCGCCGACACGACCGGCGTGGCGAACCCCCGCCAGGTCGGCCGGGTGCTCGAGCACCTGACGGCGCGCTTCCCGGGCATCGAGTGGACCCTGCACACGCACGACACGCGCGCGATGGCGATCCCGAACATCCTGGCCGCGCTGGAGCGCGGCGTCACGAACTTCGACAGCTCGATCGGTGGCCTCGGCGGCTGCCCCTTCGCACCGGGCGCCTCCGGCAACGTCTGCAGCGAGGACCTGGTCCACTGCTTCCACGCGATGGGCGTCGAGACCGGGATCGATCTCGAACGGCTCATCGCGGTCTCGAAGCGCGTGCAGGAGATCGTCGGGCGCGCGCTGCCCGGCCAGATCGTCAAGGCGGGCCCGTTCACGCGCCGGTACCCCGTCCCCGACGGCGTCGCCGCGCGCCTGCCGAAGTGA
- a CDS encoding enoyl-CoA hydratase-related protein: MSGYRHLLVTRADEGHVVTVTLNRPEQMNAMNTAMGEDLLACFEGLARDPGARAVVLTGAGDRAFCAGGDLKERNEMTDEAWRAQHVIFERGAFALLRCPVPVLAAVEGFALAGGCELAVLSDFIVASETAVFGVPETTLGIFPGIGGTQLLPRILGAPLAKELIFTGRRMKADEAKAAGLVNHLVPAGQARAKAQELAQTIARNAPVAVRQAKKAIAYGLETDLDTAMVLAIEAYNATVVTEDRLEGVRAFNEKRTPRFRGK; this comes from the coding sequence GTGAGCGGGTACCGGCACCTCCTCGTCACGCGCGCCGACGAGGGCCACGTCGTGACCGTCACGCTGAACCGCCCCGAGCAGATGAACGCGATGAACACGGCGATGGGCGAGGACCTGCTCGCCTGCTTCGAGGGCCTCGCGCGCGACCCGGGCGCGCGCGCGGTCGTGCTCACCGGCGCCGGCGACCGCGCGTTCTGCGCGGGCGGCGACCTGAAGGAACGCAACGAGATGACGGACGAGGCGTGGCGCGCCCAGCATGTCATCTTCGAGCGCGGCGCGTTTGCCCTCCTCCGCTGCCCGGTGCCGGTGCTCGCCGCCGTCGAGGGCTTCGCGCTGGCCGGCGGCTGTGAGCTCGCCGTGCTGTCGGACTTCATCGTCGCGAGCGAGACCGCGGTCTTCGGCGTGCCGGAGACGACCCTCGGGATCTTCCCCGGGATCGGCGGCACCCAGCTCCTGCCGCGCATCCTCGGGGCGCCGCTCGCGAAGGAGCTGATCTTCACGGGCCGGCGCATGAAGGCCGACGAGGCGAAGGCCGCCGGGCTCGTCAACCACCTCGTCCCCGCGGGCCAGGCGCGCGCGAAGGCGCAGGAGCTCGCGCAGACGATCGCCCGCAACGCGCCGGTCGCCGTCCGCCAGGCGAAGAAGGCGATCGCGTACGGCCTCGAGACCGACCTCGACACGGCGATGGTCCTCGCGATCGAGGCGTACAATGCCACCGTGGTCACGGAGGACCGTCTCGAGGGCGTCCGGGCCTTCAACGAGAAGCGGACGCCGCGGTTCAGAGGGAAATGA
- a CDS encoding LLM class flavin-dependent oxidoreductase: MDPRLRRAAYISPGQDLGAAVELARRAEALGYESVWVTHGLGRDSFLVLAAYGAATTRLGLGNGVVPIFPRHPVAMAQAALTLAELTGERFILGIGVSHRESMEQMLGLELRAPLATMREYVAVLRGALAEGADFTGAHYRVRWSAALPRRPAPPRVYLAALSRRMLELAGELADGAILWLCPPAYVRDVAIPALGRGRRRAGKSMDGFEIVAAVPLAVTGDPAAARRAFTGELARYLALPFYRAMLEASGLGEGVRAFDRDRAVPDALADALGAVGDAARARAYVAAYRAAGVTLPAIRPITFPDAPWYGPTLEAAASL; encoded by the coding sequence GTGGATCCGCGACTGAGGCGCGCGGCCTACATCTCCCCCGGGCAGGACCTCGGCGCCGCGGTCGAGCTCGCCCGGCGCGCCGAGGCGCTCGGTTACGAGAGCGTCTGGGTCACCCACGGCCTCGGCCGCGACTCGTTCCTCGTCCTCGCGGCCTACGGCGCCGCCACCACGCGCCTCGGGCTCGGCAACGGGGTCGTCCCGATCTTCCCGCGCCATCCCGTCGCGATGGCCCAGGCGGCGCTCACGCTCGCGGAGCTGACGGGCGAACGCTTCATCCTCGGCATCGGCGTGAGCCACCGCGAGAGCATGGAGCAGATGCTCGGCCTCGAGCTCCGGGCGCCGCTCGCCACGATGCGCGAGTACGTCGCCGTGCTGCGCGGCGCGCTCGCGGAGGGCGCGGACTTCACGGGCGCGCACTACCGCGTCCGCTGGAGCGCGGCGCTGCCCCGCCGCCCCGCGCCGCCGCGGGTGTACCTCGCGGCGCTCTCGCGCCGGATGCTCGAGCTCGCCGGCGAGCTCGCCGACGGCGCGATCCTCTGGCTCTGCCCGCCGGCCTACGTGCGCGACGTGGCGATCCCCGCCCTCGGCCGCGGGCGGAGGCGCGCGGGCAAGAGCATGGACGGCTTCGAGATCGTCGCCGCGGTCCCCCTCGCGGTCACCGGCGACCCCGCGGCCGCCCGCCGGGCGTTCACGGGCGAGCTCGCGCGCTATCTCGCCCTGCCGTTCTACCGCGCGATGCTCGAGGCGAGCGGCCTCGGCGAGGGCGTCCGGGCCTTCGACCGCGACCGCGCCGTCCCCGACGCGCTCGCCGACGCGCTCGGCGCCGTCGGCGACGCGGCGCGCGCGCGGGCCTACGTCGCGGCCTACCGCGCGGCGGGCGTGACGCTCCCCGCCATCCGCCCGATCACCTTTCCCGACGCGCCGTGGTACGGCCCGACGCTCGAGGCGGCGGCGAGCCTGTGA